AAGACAGGTCATACCCAGGCCCCTTGGCGATTCCAGCCTGTCCGTAGACGAAGGCAATGGAGGGTGCCGGTCGTGGATTCGACCGGCACCCGAGTTCCGTCTGGTATGCCGGCCGGGGCTTCCCTGACGCCACAGCAGTGATGCTCGCTCTGCACGACAACCCAAAGACGATTCAGCGTTGCGATGGCAGCACAATCACGTGCTGTTGCGTCCGATGACTACGCCGCCCTCGTGCCGATTCGCTACGGAGGGTTCGACGAAATGAACGTTCTGCTGACCCGCATCATTTGAGTGAGGCTCGTCGGCTCTGGATCTCGACCGGATTCAGCGCAACGCTCCTGCAGTCATCGCCAACAAGGGTCGTGCGTTGTCGTTCGGCGCAGTAAGGCCCTCAGGCCTCTAGTTCGGCGTGCAGGTGAAGGCGTTGGATGCGGCGGTGCTCGATGACCAGCACGATGAACATCACGACGACCACGATGGTCAACAGGTTCAGGCCCTCGAGCGACGCTCCTGCGAAGACGATGCCGGCAATGATCATGGCGCCCACCAACCGCTCCCGCGCTTGGGCCCGGAAGGCGCGCCACACTGCGAGGTAGACCCCAATCAGGAACAGGAAGAGGCCGGCGGCCATCATGACCCGGAACTCGAGAGGGACGGAGTCGCGAGGGTGCAGCGCGATCTCTTCGAGCGCAGCGGCGGCCAGGATGACGCCCGCCACGACGGGGGCATGGGCCCAGGTATACACGTCCCGGATGAACCGGCCGGCTCCCCGACTGTCGAGCTTGGAGGCGGCAAACTCGAGGCCGGGGCCGGGCCGATCGAAGTAGGCCCACCACAACACACCGGCGAATGCGCCGGACGCAAGCAGCGCCGAGATCGTTGCCAGCGACAGGCTGCCGTTCTTCTCCAGGGCGGCGACGACGGGAATGCCGATGGCAACGATCACCTCGCCCAGCGCGATGATGATGATCAGCCCGTGACGCTCGGCGAAGTGGCCCGGACGCACCAGCCAATCGCCGTCGGCGGCTTTGACCATCGCAAACAGCACGATGGCGACGGTGCCGAGCCAGAAGGCGAGCCGGGCCGTGCCGTCGTAGAAGGACCCCACGACCAGCACCAGGATGGCAACGACATTGGGAGCGATCCAGTTGAGAGCGGCGGAGCGATAGTCGATCTCGTCGGTCGTGCCCATCGTCTGCATACGGAAACCGATGAGCATGATGCCGGTGAGAGCGATCGCAAACACCGGTCCGCCCCCGGCGAAGGCGGTCGAGGTAGAAGCCGCCATCGGGATGCTTACCACCGTGGCGATGAGAAACAGGATGCGCACCGGCCGCCCGTTGCCCGATATTGCGTTGGCCGCCCAGGTCAGCTGCTGCCACGGCAGCCACAACAAGGCAAACAGCAACGCGGCCTTGCCCGCCCCTGCCCAGGTCGGTTCGCCGATGAGGAGCGCCACCAGCTGGGAGAAGGCGAACACATAGGCCAGGTCGAAGAACAGTTCAACCGGATCTGCGGTGAAATCCTCGGTGAGCGGCGGGAGTTCGATGCCCTTCATATGCCGGGAGTGTAGGTGGGGGGGTTTCTTACGCCCGGAACCATGCGCCGGGAGAAGCTGTTGTGAATCCCGGCCGGTGGTAGAGCGCAATCATCCAAGCGCTGCCACCGCGTGCTCGAAAGTGTCCGTCGCTAGTACTCGGCAAGCTGTCTTCGGAGACCCGTGCGCTGCCGACGAGATAGCGGGGGTCGAGTGCTTCGATCGACGGTAGCCAGCATGTCGGTACTGAAGAACGCATGCGGGGCAAACCGCAAGGGGTTCCGAACCTTGCTGACCGCTCGTCCCGGCAGCATCACGTTGTCGAAGATACCGTATACGGCCAGCGTGACGTCACGGACCGGTATCTCACCCAACGGATCTGCCGGTGCAG
This portion of the Acidimicrobiia bacterium genome encodes:
- a CDS encoding low temperature requirement protein A; the encoded protein is MKGIELPPLTEDFTADPVELFFDLAYVFAFSQLVALLIGEPTWAGAGKAALLFALLWLPWQQLTWAANAISGNGRPVRILFLIATVVSIPMAASTSTAFAGGGPVFAIALTGIMLIGFRMQTMGTTDEIDYRSAALNWIAPNVVAILVLVVGSFYDGTARLAFWLGTVAIVLFAMVKAADGDWLVRPGHFAERHGLIIIIALGEVIVAIGIPVVAALEKNGSLSLATISALLASGAFAGVLWWAYFDRPGPGLEFAASKLDSRGAGRFIRDVYTWAHAPVVAGVILAAAALEEIALHPRDSVPLEFRVMMAAGLFLFLIGVYLAVWRAFRAQARERLVGAMIIAGIVFAGASLEGLNLLTIVVVVMFIVLVIEHRRIQRLHLHAELEA